One stretch of Algiphilus sp. DNA includes these proteins:
- a CDS encoding MoxR family ATPase gives MKALHAPRFEAPEAIVAGLAEQQYVAGARIATAVYLGMHLEKPLLVEGPAGVGKTELANALTGMLGVPLVRLQCYEGLDEAKALYEWKYGKQLLYTQLLRDKLSELMAGAGSLDQAMERLLAHDDLFYSEAFLEPRPLLRALREPRGCVLLIDEIDKADPEFEAFLLEVLSDYQVSVPELGTLAAVTRPMVLLTSNAARELSDALRRRCLHLHIDYPEPAVERRILRLRFPELPERLGDSLVAFVQGLRGLDLKKLPAVSETLDWARTLILLNAGELGEDMVRDTLAALLKHEEDVTTATAALPQVLQAARESARRAAHA, from the coding sequence ATGAAAGCCCTGCACGCGCCGCGATTCGAGGCCCCCGAAGCCATCGTCGCCGGCCTTGCCGAGCAGCAGTACGTCGCCGGCGCGCGCATTGCCACGGCGGTCTACCTCGGCATGCATCTGGAGAAACCCCTGCTGGTGGAGGGGCCTGCGGGCGTCGGCAAGACGGAGCTGGCCAATGCGCTGACCGGGATGCTCGGCGTCCCGCTGGTGCGCCTGCAGTGCTACGAGGGCCTGGACGAGGCCAAGGCCCTGTACGAGTGGAAGTACGGCAAGCAGCTGCTGTACACCCAGTTGCTGCGCGACAAGCTGAGCGAGCTGATGGCCGGGGCGGGGTCACTCGATCAGGCCATGGAGCGGCTGCTGGCGCACGACGATCTGTTCTATTCCGAGGCCTTTCTCGAGCCCCGGCCTCTGCTGCGCGCGCTGCGCGAGCCTCGAGGCTGCGTGCTGCTGATCGACGAGATCGACAAGGCCGACCCGGAATTCGAGGCCTTTCTGCTCGAAGTGCTGTCCGACTACCAGGTCTCCGTCCCGGAGCTGGGCACGCTGGCCGCCGTCACCCGGCCGATGGTGCTGCTGACCAGCAACGCCGCGCGCGAGCTGTCCGATGCGCTGCGCCGCCGATGCCTGCACCTGCACATCGACTACCCCGAGCCGGCGGTGGAGCGGCGCATCCTGCGTTTGCGCTTCCCCGAGCTGCCGGAGCGGCTCGGGGACAGTCTGGTGGCCTTCGTCCAGGGCCTGCGCGGCCTCGACCTCAAGAAGCTGCCGGCCGTCAGCGAGACGCTCGACTGGGCGCGCACGCTGATTCTGCTCAATGCCGGCGAACTGGGGGAGGATATGGTGCGCGACACTCTGGCCGCCCTGCTCAAGCACGAGGAGGATGTGACCACCGCCACCGCCGCGTTGCCGCAGGTGCTGCAGGCGGCGCGCGAGAGCGCCCGCCGTGCAGCGCACGCTTGA
- a CDS encoding AMP-binding protein, whose translation MRYVGGKKVILPGFDPAGTLRTMAEHRATVQFTVPAMWAAITQVPGFDSFDLSFPEMAVGGGAPCPLPMIGFLNQRGVPVIEGFGMTETAPLLSILDAAHATSKAGTMGRMAVHVDAGIVDDYDRPVPTGTVGELVARGPTFSPVAGRARTPPSKVFRSGWIHPGDLDRMDEEGYIALVDRKKDMIISGGENVHPIEVEPALFKNPAVLDAAIIRGRDPEWGERVVAVVVADPSGGQAPEPEELITLCRERLVHFKCPREVHVADELPCHATGNVLKTVLRAQYTGVVDGVALR comes from the coding sequence CGTCCAGTTCACGGTGCCGGCGATGTGGGCCGCGATCACGCAGGTGCCGGGCTTCGACAGTTTCGATCTGTCCTTCCCGGAAATGGCCGTGGGCGGTGGCGCGCCCTGCCCGTTGCCGATGATCGGGTTCCTGAACCAGCGAGGCGTCCCGGTCATCGAGGGCTTCGGCATGACCGAAACCGCACCGCTGTTGTCCATTCTCGACGCGGCCCACGCGACGAGCAAGGCCGGCACGATGGGGCGGATGGCGGTGCACGTCGATGCCGGCATCGTCGACGACTACGACCGTCCTGTCCCGACCGGCACCGTCGGCGAACTCGTGGCGCGCGGCCCGACATTTTCGCCGGTTGCTGGACGTGCCCGGACGCCACCGTCGAAAGTCTTCCGCAGCGGCTGGATCCACCCCGGGGATCTCGACCGCATGGATGAGGAAGGCTATATCGCCCTGGTTGATCGCAAGAAGGACATGATCATCTCAGGTGGCGAGAACGTGCATCCCATCGAGGTTGAGCCGGCGTTGTTCAAGAACCCGGCCGTTCTGGATGCCGCCATCATTCGCGGTCGTGATCCGGAATGGGGTGAGCGCGTGGTCGCCGTCGTGGTGGCCGACCCCTCGGGCGGGCAGGCACCGGAACCGGAAGAACTCATCACCTTGTGTCGTGAGCGACTGGTGCACTTCAAGTGCCCCCGGGAGGTCCACGTTGCCGACGAATTGCCATGTCATGCCACGGGCAACGTGCTCAAGACGGTATTGCGTGCGCAATACACCGGTGTCGTCGACGGCGTTGCGCTCCGCTGA
- a CDS encoding long-chain-fatty-acid--CoA ligase: MFITQTLRRAVQINASGTATIFGERRQTWQQFQERVARLAGALKELDVGAADRVAILALNSDRYLEYLYGVAWAGAACNPINIRLAPPEIAYTLEDSGSAVLLIDDAFSQMLPALRPLLTAVQHVIFIGDGPCPEGCLDYERLLAQSAPVPDADAGGDDLAGLFYTGGTTGKSKGVMLSHDNIVYNALNVLPALGYDDQSVYLHAAPMFHLADMANTFAVTMGAGTHVAVPRFDVEAVLDTASRHRVTHLLLVPTMVNLLVSSGRIGDYDLGSVKRLMYGASPMPEAVLKKAMTLLPGVELAQGYGQTEAAPVITFLEPRFHVEGGAKLTSAGRPAYGVEVIVVDDEDRELPRGQAGEVCARGMNVMQGYWGLKEQTEQTLRNGWLHTGDIGYMDEDGFVHIVDRAKDMIITGGENVFSVEVEGAIYEHPGVQECAVIGVPSEQWGEAVHAVVVPGPDVSLTAEEIIEHCRQRIAGYKQPRSVSFQNESLPVSGAGKILKTELRKPFWEEHNRKVS, translated from the coding sequence GTGTTCATTACCCAGACCCTGCGCCGGGCGGTCCAGATCAACGCCAGCGGCACTGCCACCATCTTCGGCGAGCGCCGGCAGACCTGGCAGCAGTTCCAGGAGCGCGTAGCGCGGCTGGCGGGGGCGCTCAAGGAGCTCGACGTCGGGGCTGCGGATCGCGTCGCCATCCTGGCGCTCAACAGCGACCGCTACCTCGAGTACCTCTATGGCGTGGCCTGGGCAGGAGCCGCATGCAATCCGATCAATATCCGCCTCGCGCCCCCCGAGATCGCCTACACGCTGGAGGACTCGGGGAGCGCTGTACTCTTGATCGACGACGCCTTCTCCCAGATGCTGCCCGCCCTGCGGCCACTGCTCACGGCCGTCCAGCACGTGATCTTCATCGGCGACGGCCCCTGCCCCGAGGGCTGTCTCGATTACGAGCGACTGCTCGCGCAGAGCGCCCCCGTGCCGGACGCCGACGCCGGCGGGGACGATCTTGCCGGCCTGTTCTACACGGGCGGCACCACCGGCAAGTCCAAGGGCGTCATGCTCTCGCACGACAATATCGTCTACAACGCGCTCAACGTGCTGCCGGCCCTGGGTTACGACGATCAGTCGGTCTACCTGCACGCCGCGCCGATGTTCCACCTCGCAGACATGGCCAACACCTTCGCGGTAACGATGGGCGCCGGCACGCACGTCGCCGTGCCGCGCTTCGATGTCGAGGCCGTACTCGACACGGCCTCAAGGCACCGGGTCACGCACTTGTTGCTGGTGCCGACCATGGTCAACCTGCTGGTGAGCTCCGGCCGCATCGGCGACTACGATCTCGGCAGCGTGAAGCGGCTGATGTACGGCGCCTCGCCCATGCCCGAGGCGGTGCTCAAGAAGGCAATGACCCTGTTGCCCGGCGTCGAGCTCGCACAGGGGTACGGTCAGACCGAGGCAGCGCCGGTCATCACCTTCCTGGAACCGCGCTTCCACGTCGAGGGCGGCGCCAAGCTCACCAGTGCCGGGCGCCCCGCCTACGGCGTCGAAGTCATTGTCGTGGATGACGAGGACCGCGAGCTGCCCCGCGGCCAGGCTGGCGAGGTCTGCGCGCGCGGCATGAATGTCATGCAGGGCTACTGGGGACTCAAGGAACAGACCGAGCAGACCCTGCGCAACGGCTGGCTGCATACCGGCGATATCGGCTACATGGACGAGGACGGTTTCGTCCACATCGTGGACCGTGCCAAGGACATGATCATCACCGGCGGCGAGAACGTGTTCAGCGTCGAAGTCGAAGGCGCGATCTACGAGCACCCGGGCGTTCAGGAATGCGCGGTGATCGGCGTGCCCAGCGAGCAGTGGGGAGAAGCGGTCCATGCGGTGGTGGTGCCCGGGCCGGACGTTTCGCTGACCGCCGAAGAGATCATCGAGCACTGCCGGCAGCGCATCGCCGGCTACAAGCAGCCGCGCAGCGTGTCCTTCCAGAACGAGTCGCTACCGGTCAGCGGCGCCGGAAAGATCCTGAAGACCGAGCTGCGCAAGCCGTTCTGGGAAGAACACAACCGGAAGGTGAGCTGA
- a CDS encoding VWA domain-containing protein produces MQRTLEGFLRALRGSGLESGLSERLEAYQAAVLVGLDDRGRLREALGATLAKNAEQRALFDQVFERFFAFDLFQPEAGEAAGGVAPDDAAPSEQPADTLLRMIETGDRAGLARRLRQAEESVGLAGGWLPTQRGLYTRRMLDAMGAPALAAEQIEQEAAAADGSAPAQARLQRLRRGRERLFVEVRGYVSERLQLNGSASLEQLRDGLLADAPLARIDRRDFERMRQLVQRLARRLAARHARRLRRQRRGRLDLRRTLARNAPYGGVPFETCWRRRRIDKPRLIVVCDVSRSVQAHARFLLLLVYGLRELLPDLRSFAFTDHLVDISARFDADPPQLAIEGVLDQVGGSGTNYGSMLRDFAVRELPGVDRRSAVIFLGDARNNRAAPETAVLRSLRQRARRVVWLNPEPRSHWGLGDSEMLRYASCCDAVHECGTLGQLARAVDQLLTKAA; encoded by the coding sequence GTGCAGCGCACGCTTGAAGGGTTTCTCCGGGCGCTGCGCGGCAGCGGCCTGGAGTCAGGGCTATCGGAGCGCCTCGAAGCTTACCAGGCCGCCGTGCTGGTTGGTCTCGATGACCGCGGCCGGCTGCGCGAGGCGCTGGGGGCCACGTTGGCCAAGAACGCCGAGCAGCGCGCGCTCTTCGACCAGGTCTTCGAGCGCTTTTTCGCCTTCGACCTGTTCCAGCCCGAAGCCGGCGAGGCGGCCGGCGGCGTGGCCCCCGATGATGCCGCGCCTAGCGAGCAACCGGCCGATACGCTGCTGCGCATGATCGAGACCGGCGACCGCGCCGGATTGGCGCGGCGCCTGCGCCAGGCCGAAGAATCCGTTGGTCTGGCCGGGGGCTGGCTGCCGACGCAGCGCGGCCTGTACACGCGGCGCATGCTCGACGCCATGGGCGCGCCCGCCCTGGCAGCTGAGCAGATCGAGCAGGAGGCGGCAGCGGCCGACGGCTCCGCGCCGGCGCAGGCGCGCCTGCAGCGGCTGCGCCGGGGGCGCGAACGCCTGTTCGTCGAGGTGCGCGGGTATGTCTCCGAGCGCCTGCAGCTCAACGGCAGCGCCTCGCTCGAACAGCTGCGCGACGGTCTGCTTGCCGACGCTCCGCTGGCGCGCATCGACCGGCGCGACTTCGAGCGCATGCGCCAGCTGGTGCAGCGGCTCGCGCGCCGGCTGGCCGCACGCCATGCCCGGCGCCTGCGCCGCCAGCGTCGCGGCCGGCTCGACCTGCGGCGCACGCTGGCGCGCAATGCGCCCTATGGTGGGGTGCCCTTCGAAACCTGCTGGCGGCGGCGCCGCATCGACAAGCCTCGGCTCATCGTCGTCTGCGACGTGTCGCGCTCAGTACAGGCGCACGCACGCTTCCTGCTGCTGCTGGTCTACGGGCTGCGCGAACTGCTGCCGGATCTGCGCAGCTTCGCCTTCACCGATCATCTGGTCGACATCAGCGCCCGCTTCGACGCCGATCCGCCGCAGCTCGCCATCGAGGGCGTGCTCGACCAGGTCGGCGGCAGCGGTACCAACTACGGCAGCATGCTGCGCGACTTCGCGGTGCGCGAGCTGCCCGGGGTGGATCGCCGCAGCGCGGTGATCTTTCTCGGCGATGCGCGCAACAACCGTGCGGCCCCGGAAACCGCGGTGCTGCGCAGCCTGCGGCAGCGGGCACGGCGCGTGGTCTGGCTCAACCCCGAGCCGCGCAGCCATTGGGGCCTGGGCGACTCCGAAATGCTGCGCTATGCGTCGTGCTGCGACGCGGTGCACGAGTGCGGGACGCTCGGCCAGCTGGCGCGGGCGGTCGACCAGCTGCTGACCAAGGCTGCGTAG
- a CDS encoding alpha/beta hydrolase gives MKTIPNLLSDTAVDVATHAEQICAGLRRRERRSGGLNWVYLDSGGDRTPLVLLHGFGGDKSNWTRMCRHLRGRFRIIVPDLPGFGESEAPAALRYRVQDHVERLRGFLADLGVMQPHLGGNSMGGYIAALYAATYTDELASLWLIDSAGIFTAEPSELLRTLESGGHNPLLPQTPEQFGTVLRYAMSRPPPIPALVLNAMARRALAASALRQRQFADILEESPHLEERLKELPTPTHILWGEEDRLIHVDCVRVLRELLPNSSATVLRGVGHIPMLETPAKAAQDYLAFRERLIFGTDLLPEVA, from the coding sequence ATGAAGACCATCCCCAATCTGCTGTCCGACACCGCGGTCGACGTCGCGACGCACGCCGAACAGATCTGCGCCGGGCTCAGACGCCGCGAGCGGCGCAGCGGCGGGCTGAACTGGGTGTACCTCGACAGCGGCGGCGACCGGACGCCGCTGGTGCTGCTCCACGGATTCGGCGGCGACAAGTCCAACTGGACCCGCATGTGCCGCCACCTGCGCGGCCGTTTCCGCATCATCGTGCCGGACCTGCCCGGCTTCGGCGAAAGCGAGGCACCAGCCGCGCTGCGCTACCGCGTCCAGGACCACGTCGAGCGGCTGCGCGGCTTTCTCGCCGACCTGGGAGTGATGCAACCGCACCTGGGCGGCAATTCGATGGGTGGCTATATCGCCGCACTGTACGCGGCAACGTACACGGACGAGTTGGCCAGCCTGTGGCTGATCGACAGCGCCGGCATCTTCACCGCCGAGCCAAGCGAGTTGCTGAGAACCCTCGAGTCCGGCGGCCACAACCCGCTGCTGCCCCAGACCCCCGAGCAATTCGGCACCGTCCTGCGCTACGCCATGTCCAGGCCGCCTCCGATCCCAGCTCTGGTGCTCAACGCGATGGCGCGCCGCGCGCTGGCCGCGAGCGCGCTGCGCCAGCGCCAGTTCGCGGACATTCTGGAGGAATCCCCGCACCTGGAGGAACGGCTCAAGGAACTGCCCACGCCCACGCACATTCTCTGGGGTGAGGAAGACCGCCTGATTCATGTCGACTGCGTGCGCGTGCTGCGCGAACTGCTGCCCAACAGCAGCGCGACGGTGCTCAGGGGCGTCGGCCACATCCCCATGCTGGAGACCCCGGCGAAAGCCGCGCAGGATTACCTGGCCTTCCGCGAACGCCTGATCTTCGGAACCGACCTACTCCCCGAAGTAGCCTGA
- a CDS encoding CoA transferase: MNTNPLLRGTRVLDLSRLLPGPFATLYLAQLGAEVIKIEEPGTGDYARQMPGLFEQVNRGKKSVVLDLRQAADVERFKAMVANADVVVDTFRPDVMPKLGCGYDTLKTINPRLVYAALTGYGHSGPYRDRPGHDMNYRGYAGELEQSGPADGAPLVGGFQVADLAGGGLSCAIGILAALNGVRAGGPGCFVDVAMLDCTLALQVATLAELRELGRPPRRGGGLLSGAMPNYQVYECADGRYLALGAFERKFFVNFCKLAGRPDLLELPHAPGPESLPLREAVAELVRTRSRDEWECLLAGEDTCASAILSMDEVLENEQVRARELIQWAEGKPAFGMPIRFDGEARPALDPSPALGEHDEDPPAR, from the coding sequence ATGAACACCAATCCCCTCCTGCGCGGCACCCGCGTGCTGGATCTTTCACGCCTGCTTCCCGGCCCCTTCGCCACGCTGTACCTGGCCCAGCTCGGCGCCGAGGTCATCAAGATCGAGGAGCCGGGCACCGGCGACTACGCGCGGCAGATGCCGGGGCTGTTCGAGCAGGTCAACCGCGGCAAGAAGTCCGTGGTCCTGGACCTGCGTCAGGCCGCGGATGTGGAGCGCTTCAAGGCCATGGTGGCCAACGCGGACGTGGTTGTCGACACCTTCAGACCGGATGTGATGCCCAAGCTCGGCTGCGGCTATGACACGCTCAAGACCATCAATCCGCGCCTGGTCTACGCGGCCCTCACCGGCTACGGCCACAGTGGCCCCTACCGCGACCGGCCCGGCCATGACATGAACTATCGCGGCTACGCCGGCGAGCTGGAACAGAGCGGCCCTGCCGACGGCGCGCCGCTGGTCGGCGGTTTCCAGGTGGCCGACCTCGCCGGTGGCGGCCTGTCCTGCGCCATCGGCATCCTGGCTGCGCTGAACGGCGTGCGTGCCGGCGGGCCAGGCTGTTTCGTCGACGTGGCCATGCTCGACTGCACGCTGGCGCTGCAGGTCGCCACCCTCGCCGAGTTGCGCGAGCTGGGCCGGCCGCCGCGCCGGGGCGGCGGTCTGCTCTCCGGCGCCATGCCCAATTACCAGGTCTACGAGTGTGCCGACGGTCGCTACCTCGCCCTGGGGGCCTTCGAACGGAAGTTCTTCGTCAACTTCTGCAAGCTCGCCGGCCGCCCCGATCTGCTCGAACTGCCGCATGCGCCGGGTCCGGAGAGCCTCCCGCTGCGCGAAGCGGTGGCCGAGCTGGTCCGGACGCGCAGCCGGGACGAGTGGGAGTGCCTGCTCGCCGGCGAGGACACGTGTGCGTCGGCGATCCTGAGCATGGACGAGGTGCTGGAGAACGAGCAGGTGCGCGCCCGCGAGCTGATCCAGTGGGCCGAGGGCAAGCCGGCCTTCGGCATGCCCATCCGCTTCGACGGCGAGGCCCGGCCTGCGCTGGATCCGAGCCCGGCGCTGGGCGAGCACGACGAGGACCCGCCCGCCCGCTGA